From the genome of Cryptococcus tetragattii IND107 chromosome 6, whole genome shotgun sequence, one region includes:
- a CDS encoding anthranilate synthase component I — protein MDTSVLRPTPSLEELTNLFATASSSTTTLTSRSTTLFPTPNAEPSKPVEPAKPNLIPVYVEIPADLLTPVSAYLKIAKDEKYSYLLESVVGGESLARYSFVGSNPFKTIKTGAGEEVEGDPLKALEKELEPYRFAKIPEISAFTGGAVGFITYDAISHFEPVTTPATPLHNPIPGMPEACFMLFSTNIIFDHIYQTVKIVSHVYLPDGTPTSEIPSLYDEASARIDSVRRKLMSPETPMPPQGHITLGNQSESNVGKVGYEGFVTKLKEHIVKGDIIQAVPSQRLTRETALHPFNVYRHLRRVNPSPYMFYLDCGDIRLVGASPETLCKVEGRKVYNHAIAGTVKRGKTEEEDAVLGAGLLASDKDRAEHIMLVDLARNDVNRVCKPETVNVDNLMQVEKFSHVIHLTSQISGILRDDQSRFDAFRSIFPAGTVSGAPKIKAIQLISGLEKERRGVYAGAVGRFDFDRDNLDTCIAIRTMTFKDGKVFLQAGGGIVFDSVEEDEFVETINKLRANVKCIEEAEKYYARLQGQNV, from the exons ATGGACACCTCA gtTTTGAGACCTACGCCTTCTCTTGAGGAGCTTACAAACCTCTTCGCTACGgcctcatcatctaccaCCACACTCACTTCTCGGTCCACTACCTTATTTCCGACCCCCAATGCCGAACCTTCAAAACCTGTCGAGCCTGCCAAGCCTAACCTCATTCCTGTCTATGTTGAAATCCCTGCCGATTTGCTCACCCCCGTTTCGGCCTATTTGAAGATTGCAAAGGACGAAAAGTACAGCTACTTGTTGGAGAGTGTTGTTGGTGGAGAAAGCTTGGCCAGATATAGTTTTGTCGGCTCTA ACCCTTTCAAAACCATCAAGACAGgcgcaggagaagaagtcgagGGCGACCCGCTGAAAGccttggagaaggagcttgAGCCCTATAGATTCGCCAAGATCCCTGAAATCTCTGCTTTCACTGGAGGTGCCGTTGGTTTCATTACTTACGACGCTATCAGCCACTTTGAACCCGTCACCACCCCGGCCACCCCTCTTCACAACCCTATCCCTGGCATGCCTGAGGCTTGCTTCATGCTTTTCTCTAccaacatcatctttgaTCACATCTACCAAACAGTCAAAATTGTGTCACATGTCTACCTCCCCGATGGTACACCCACTTCCGAAATCCCTTCTCTTTACGATGAAGCCTCAGCCAGAATTGACAGTGTCCGACGTAAGCTTATGAGCCCTGAAACCCCCATGCCTCCCCAAGGACACATCACTCTTGGTAACCAGTCGGAGAGCAATGTTGGAAAGGTCGGATACGAAGGATTTGTGACCAAACTCAAGGAACACATTGTCAAGGGCGACATCATCCAGGCTGTTCCTTCTCAAAGATTGACTAGGGAGACAGCTTTGCATCCGTTCAATGTGTACAGGCATTTGAGGAGAGTGAACCCCAGTCCTTACATGTTCTACTTGGACTGCGGGGATATCCGACTAGTGGGTGCCAGTCCAGAGACATTGTGTAAGGtcgagggaagaaaggtgTACAACCACGCTATTGCGGGTACTGTTAAACGAGGAAAGACCGAGGAGG AGGACGCCGTTCTTGGTGCCGGTCTTCTTGCCTCTGACAAGGACCGAGCGGAGCACATCATGCTTGTCGACCTTGCCAGAAACGATGTCAACAGGGTATGTAAGCCCGAGACTGTCAATGTCGACAACCTTATGCAAGTCGAAAAGTTCAGTCACGTTATACACTTGACAAGTCAGATCAGTGGTATATTGAGGGACGACCAATCTAG GTTCGACGCTTTCCGATCCATCTTCCCTGCCGGTACCGTGTCTGGCGCTCCCAAGATCAAGGCCATCCAACTTATCTCTGGTcttgagaaggagcgaCGTGGCGTCTACGCCGGTGCGGTTGGCCGATTCGACTTTGACAGGGACAATCTCGATACTTGTATCGCCATCCGAACAATGACATTtaaggatggaaaggtaTTCTTGCAGGCAGGTGGAGGTATTGTCTTTGATagtgtggaggaggatgagtttGTGGAGACCATTAACAAATTGAGAGCGAACGTCAAGTGtattgaagaagctgaga AGTATTACGCGAGGTTGCAAGGGCAGAACGTATAA